The genome window TGTATTAAAATGTACTTACTGGTACCAGTTGGTGAGAGTCATCATGATGTAGAGAGAGGCCAGACAGAGGTGGAAGTGGAAAAAGGAgtagctgtaagtcactccctcctcctcattgTCCACGGCCCTGCGTATGCCGTCCTCTCCCACCACACCCTCTCCTCCTGACCCTCCGCCCTCCTCTGTCTGCATCAGCTTGTTCACCTGGGTGTTACTGGATGAACGGATACTGGgcgagggacagagagagagagaccgttttagaaaaaaatataggCAATACAAAAcgttttgtaaaatgtaatttgtgatgTTAAACCTACCTGGCGTAGAGAGtgcagaagaggaagatgatcAAACCCACAATGCCCTGAGCATCCCACCACTGCACAGTTCCTGGGGTGCTGTCACCGGGGGAGGGGGTGGTGCTGACGTTTGCCACCAGACTCAACAGGCTTGGGTTACACTTCCGATCTAAGACATCAGAGCAGACACGCAGCATTAGACATTTATCACACTGTAATAggttatgaaaaataaatcatgataCAGTGAGCCTCTCTGCACTTATCCTGTATCTCTCGGTATCTGAAATCTATCTATAATGACAATAGgctttctcctttttccttGTATAAATTAACTCAAATGCTGACACAGCAGATGGTAAGAGATGCAAtataataacacaatataaGGCCATTTCTCCCTTAGAACAGTTTCCCTTTTAAGAGGGCTACATCTACACTACAAAGTGTAGAGACGTCTGCCTTCTCTCCTAAATGATGGAACTAGATAACACTCAAATAcgtcaataaataaataaataaataaataaacaaacaaacaaacaaacaaacaaacaaactcagacaGACAACCAAAAacctcaacagcaatgtctcttttaAGAAACCATGAACTGGTTACTGAAGACATCCATAGACCTTGTTGTAAGCAGTTACATCAAGGAGCTGTTTTCTTTCTAAGTGACTAAATCCTTTAAGCAAATCACTGCCAGGAGTAAGCATACCGCAACTTATGGATGAGAGGCTACCTAACAAAGCTAATAAAGCTAGTTAACGTTACAGCAAAGCCAAAAATGGCGCCATTTATGTTTACCTCCTGTGTTCCAAGCACAAGCCTGTTGTCCATAGACACACCCTTTCTTCTACATAGTGATAGTGTAGTTAAGTAGAGCATAGTTTGGTAGTACCACTATATTTGAAAGAAGGCAGAAATCTCTacagctgatatctccaaaactcacaccaaaacaatctctAACAATCTCTAGGAAAAATACATAGGTTTGATCTTTGTGTGAACTACCATTTTAAATTCCACTGTTGACAGTAAAACACTATAAAAACAGGAAAGGTGTTTGTGCTTTTGAAaagtatgtttctgttttatacTAAATAATGCTTTTAATATGTTCGCTTTACAATATAAAATAGGCAGCTGTTTCATATGATATCTAGCAAAGATAAAAGTGCATACTGCGTTACAACATCAATATCAAAGAGATAGGGAGATAGAGATCTAGAATATAAAATGAaggatttttttcaaagacatgtGTAATGTACTTCTGTGTGGGTAGTATAGAGTTTCACATTGTGTGTAAATGGATCTCAGATGCGCACACATACATATAACTAACCCTACAGTCACAACAAGCTTGCTCATTGTTGCCTTTTACTAGGAAAAGGcaaatcacacaacatgagACCAGGAAGGTGTGCCAACTATTAGCAAAAAGCAGCTCTTTGTTCCTATAGCATGTCATGGGACAACTCACCAGTACGATCAAAATGCTGCAGCAGATAATCAGCAGATACATATATTGAAAGAAAACTGTGAGTACAATCACAGCAAAGCATGCCACCAAAAAAGTAGAGCTGCAACTGAGGACTAAGACAACAGGAGACTCACTTGGATTGTTGGTCATTGCAGACCAGGTGACATACATGGTGTAGAGGGAGATGAGGGAAGCCTGGAGCAAACCGGAGTGTGGCTGGGCTTCCTGTAACAAACAGCGCAAACACAAATTGAACCAATTAACTAAACTGACAACAGTAAAATAATGCTGAGCTGCCTTGAAACCCATGTTATAGTAACTGTATTTCTAAGTACAAAGTATTATAGATATAGAGTTTTAATTTCACTacatagtgtccctttaaatttaaactttttctcatGGGACAACAGCAAAGCCATGTCCACACTATGACAGATACagtaaatgtgaaataaaaaaaggtttccATCCACACAAGTTTTTGGGGGTTGTTCCTTCAAATTTCACAACTGAATGACCATAACAATAGCAAAAGGCTTTTTGTGCCATTTTTGTTCAAGGCATGTTAAGACATTAACATAAATACACAGTGTACCACAGTGACATCAACTGCACTGTGTGACCAGTTATAATGACTCATCACATAAAGAGTTTGAGGAGATATAATCTTTGCCTCGTACTATTTTTGCTACATTGTACCCAACATTTAGGAAAACCTCTGCTTTCCCTGTCAACACCACAAAGTAAGGCTGGTATTTCCCCATTTATCCACTCTAGAAAACCTCTAACGGTTCTTAGGTTGATTTCAAAGAAGACCAAAACAgggaacaaaatgtttttaaatgtatctgcATTAGTGTGGACTGGTCCACACTGTACCTGTATCTTGGGTAGGATGGAGACAAAGGAGATGATGACGCAGAAGATAAGGTTGAGGCTGATGAAAACTTTGTGCTCCGTGCAGTCGTCAGGCTGTGTGTAGTAAACGTAGAAAAGCACCACAGCCATGAAGGCCAGTGCATAGTGGAGGAAGGTGAAAGACAGCAGGCCTGGAAATTACATGAAGATACATCAATGCAAAAGTTGTAAACCACAAGTGGGTAACAACGTGATACTAACATGAACAACAGAGGAAAATCTATCTAAACTATTCCAATATATACCACTGTTATAATTAGAtattaagaaagaaagaactctTGTGAAGTTGATGCTGTACCTGCGAACCAGCATTTGTTGTCActattttcagcattttctacCCAGACCTTGTTCCAGGAATGGGCAAAGTCGATGAGCAGAATAAGTTGGATCAGAATAAAGATGAAGGATCCAGTGACTCCAAAGTAAAACCACACTGTAAAGTGGACAGGAAACAGACACAGCTGATACAATTTCCTGTAACTGTTGATCCGGAGAAGTCTGAGTCACTCACAGTCAGTGTCTGCTCAATAAAAGGACCACAgtttattaatgattattacTGTCATTACCGCTATGAAATGTTCCATCAGGGATGAAAAAAGCTCCCACAGTAATCCCGACCAGGATCAGAAACTTAAAGAACCAGAACCTGAAAGATAAAAAGCCAACATCAGTACAACAGACAGACCAAGTAACACATGCAAAACTGTCTTTATCCCTGAACACATGTGCTCCCTATTATCACTCACCCATTTTGAATAGGTGCACGTGGGTCTTTGCTGCTACGGACACCGATCATGATGGCGGCgaacagaaaaaagaagcacGTCATGGCGAAGCACATACGGTACACAGACTTGTAGCCCACAATGACATCACAGTTGACATGGTTTTCGATACCAGGTATTGTAGTTCCTCCTTGGCAAAATCCTGGGATCTACAAAACAACAAGAATGCAATAATAGCATACAACAAGATGTATAACACGTTAAccatttattttacagtatat of Sparus aurata chromosome 17, fSpaAur1.1, whole genome shotgun sequence contains these proteins:
- the serinc2l gene encoding serine incorporator 1; translation: MGACLALCSLASCASCLCGSAPCLLCGCCPSSNNSTVTRLVFSFFLLLGTMVSVIMILPGMETQLRKIPGFCQGGTTIPGIENHVNCDVIVGYKSVYRMCFAMTCFFFLFAAIMIGVRSSKDPRAPIQNGFWFFKFLILVGITVGAFFIPDGTFHSVWFYFGVTGSFIFILIQLILLIDFAHSWNKVWVENAENSDNKCWFAGLLSFTFLHYALAFMAVVLFYVYYTQPDDCTEHKVFISLNLIFCVIISFVSILPKIQEAQPHSGLLQASLISLYTMYVTWSAMTNNPNRKCNPSLLSLVANVSTTPSPGDSTPGTVQWWDAQGIVGLIIFLFCTLYASIRSSSNTQVNKLMQTEEGGGSGGEGVVGEDGIRRAVDNEEEGVTYSYSFFHFHLCLASLYIMMTLTNWYQPDTTTQAMQSSMPAVWVKMSSSWLGLGLYLWTLIAPLIFPDRDFN